In Rhodothermales bacterium, the genomic window TTCGCGGAGAGGGGCCAGCAGGCGGCGAAGCGGAAGCGGCTCACGGCGACGCACGGGATTATTGGCAGGCCAGCCACGCGGCGCCGGGGAGGGAGGCCCCCGGCGCAGGCGACTGGTCGGTGACGACGCCCGCACCGCGAACGGTCGCGGGGACGCCGAGGGAGGCGAGCCACGCCGTCGCCTGCCGGGCGCTGAGGCCTTGGAGGTTCGGCATCGTGGGCTCGGACGTCGTGGGAGTCTGCAGATCGGCGGCGAGGCGAACCGTCCGGCGCGGGTCGAGGGGTGTTCCCGCGCTGGGGTGTTGGACGGCCACCTCCCGCCACCCGTCACCTTCCGTGGCGACGGGGAAACCATGCGTGCGAAGCTGCTGGGCGGCGATCTCCTGCGGCAGCCCGGTCACAGCCGGGACCTCCGCCACGACCCGCGCCGGGAGCGTGTCCGCCGCCGCGATCCGGCCGGCGAGCGCAGGCACGACGCCCGTCCACCGCTCCGCCACACGCGCGAAGACCGGGGCCGAGACCGTCCCGCCGTAGTTCCCATTCTTCGGGTGGTGCATGAGGACGATCATCGCCACCTCGGGCGCATCCGCCGGGAACATCCCGACGAACGTCGCGCGGTAGATCGACGTGTAGCCGCCCTGCGTCGCGAGCCGGGCCGTGCCCGTCTTCCCCGCGATCCGCAGCCCCTCGACGACGGCGCGCGGCGCGGTGCCGTCTTTCGAGACGACGCGCTCGAACATCGGCCGCAGCGTCTCGGCGGTCTCGGGGCGGAAGGCGCGGCGGATGGAGTCCTGCGGCGCGGTCCACAGCGTCCGCCCGGCCACGCTCCGCCGCTCAGCGACGAGGTAGGGGTGGACGAGGAGGCCGCCGTTCGCGAGCGCGCAGTACGCGGTGAGGATTTGCAGCGGCGTCGCGTCGACCCCGTAGCCGATGCTCATCGAGGTCTGCGTCGAGCCGCTCCAGCGCTCGGGCTTGCGGAGCGTGCCGCCCGTCTCGCCCGGCAGGTCGATCCACGTCGGCTGGCCGAAGCCGAGGTTGCGCGCGTACTGATAGAAGGTGCCGGGGTCGAGCCGCTGCCCGGTCTTGGCGAGGGCGACGTTGCTCGACTTCGCAATCGCCTCGGCAAACGTGATGGTGCCGTAGGCGTGGGAGTCGCGCATCGTCCGCCCACCGAAGACGGCCCAGCCCGCGCCCGTCTCGATCGAGTCCTCGGGCGTGACGATGCCGCTCTCGAGCGCGGCCACGGCCGTGACGAGCTTGAACGTCGAGCCCGGCTCGAGCTGGTCGGTGATGGCGTGGTTGCGGCGGGCGGCCTCGGAGAACGCGCTCGCGCGGTTGGGGTCGTAGTCGGGCACGTTCGCCATCGCGAGCACGGCGCCGGTCTTCGGGTCCATCGCGATGGCCGTGCCCCACGTCGCGTCGGCCTCTTCGACGCCGCGCACGAGTTCCTCCTGCAGGATCGACTGGAGCACGAGGTCGAGCGTGAGGACGAGCTGCTGCCCGTGCTCGGGCTCGACGACGCTGCCGCCGACGAGCGCCTTGATGAAGCCGCGGCGGTCGCGTTGCACGGCCTGCCGCCCAGCGTGCCCGCTAAGGATCGCGTCGTACTGCATCTCCAGCCCCGCCGTCCCGCGCAGGTCGGTGTCGACGTGGCCGAGCACGTGCGAACCGATGCGGTCGTAGGTGTAGCGGCGGGCGAAGCGCGGCGTGAGGATGACGCCGGGCACGCCCCACTCTTCGAGCTTCTCCTTCTGCGCTTCGCCGAGGCTCCGGTGGAGGAGGACGTACTGCCGGCTCGTGCGGCCCCGCACCTCGCTGCGCACGCTCGCCGCGCTCCGCCCGACGAGGCGGCCGTAGTCTGCGTAAAACGCCTCGGCCCGATCCGCGAAGCCCGGCGCCGTCGGGTCGAGCGCGACTTCGTAGCGGGCCGTGTTGACGGCGAGCGTCCGGCCCGCCCGGTCGAGGATCGCCCCGCGCACGGCCGGGATCGTCACGAAGCTCGACGCCTGCCGCTCGCCCTGCGCCCGCAGCTCCGGCCCGTCGCCGACGTAGATCCGCACGAGCTGCGCGGCGATCGCCACCGGCAGCAGGCACAGCAACGTCAGCACGACGTAGAGGCGGTTGAGGATGGAGGTGCGAGCGTTCACGGGGAGGAAGCGGCAGAGCGCAGCACGCTGCGTCTGTACGAGGGCGGGTTATTCGGTGGAGTTGAGGAGGATCGTCGGGCCGTACTGCGAGCCGGGTTCGAGCCCGAGCGCGGCGGCGCGGTCGAGGATCACCGACGGCGCGGTCATCCGGTCGAACTCGCCCCGGAGCCGGTTGTGTTTGAGGACGAGGCGGAGCTTCTCTTTCTGGAGCTGCTGCACCTCGGCGACGAGGTCCTGCGTGGCGTAGACGTGGCCGACGTAGAGCGTGAAGAGTGCGCACGCCGCCACGAGGAGGACGGCGAAGCGGAGCGTCGGCACGCCGTCGACGAGGCCCGGCTTGGCCTCGCGCTTCTGCTTCACCGTGTTGGCCTTGCTCGCCGAGAGGTCCGACCACGCCGGCAGCTTCGCGACGGGCACGGCCTTCGCCGGGGCCTTCGTCGAAACGCTCCGGCTGCGCCGGCGCGAGACCGACGCCGCCTGCGCGGCGCTCCGCCGGCCGCGCGACTTCTTCGTCGGGCGCGGGAGCGGGGCAGACTTGGTTCGGGAGGAAGCCATCAGGAATCGTGCGTAGGGGCGCAGCATGCTGCGCCCGGAGAATCAGGAAGAGCGAGGGTAGGAGAAGGCCGTGCCGAGCCCCGACGTTTCGGGGTCGCGCTTCGCGGCGATGCGGAGGCGGGCGCTGCGGGCGCGGGGGTTCGCCGCGATCTCGTCGTCGCTCGCCGTGATCGGCTTGCGCGTGACGAGGTCCCAGGGCGTGAGGAGGTTGCCGTAGAAGTCGCGGACGGGCTCGCCCTCGAAGTTGCCGTAGCGGAGGAACTGTTTGGCGCGGCGGTCTTCGAGCGAGTGGTACGCGATGACCGCCATTCGCCCGCCCGTCTTCAGCACCCGCAGCCCGGCGACGAGCGCGCGCTCCAGCACGGCCAACTCGTCGTTGACCGCGATGCGGAGCGCCTGGAACACCCGCGACAGCGTCTTCACTTCCTCGCGCGAGAACACGGCCGAGCGCACCGCGTCGGCGAGCTGCCCCGTCGTCTCGATCGGGCGGGCGTCGAGGATCGCGCGGACGACCTTCGAGGCGCGCGGCTCTTCGCCGTAGGCGCGGAGGATG contains:
- a CDS encoding penicillin-binding transpeptidase domain-containing protein, whose translation is MNARTSILNRLYVVLTLLCLLPVAIAAQLVRIYVGDGPELRAQGERQASSFVTIPAVRGAILDRAGRTLAVNTARYEVALDPTAPGFADRAEAFYADYGRLVGRSAASVRSEVRGRTSRQYVLLHRSLGEAQKEKLEEWGVPGVILTPRFARRYTYDRIGSHVLGHVDTDLRGTAGLEMQYDAILSGHAGRQAVQRDRRGFIKALVGGSVVEPEHGQQLVLTLDLVLQSILQEELVRGVEEADATWGTAIAMDPKTGAVLAMANVPDYDPNRASAFSEAARRNHAITDQLEPGSTFKLVTAVAALESGIVTPEDSIETGAGWAVFGGRTMRDSHAYGTITFAEAIAKSSNVALAKTGQRLDPGTFYQYARNLGFGQPTWIDLPGETGGTLRKPERWSGSTQTSMSIGYGVDATPLQILTAYCALANGGLLVHPYLVAERRSVAGRTLWTAPQDSIRRAFRPETAETLRPMFERVVSKDGTAPRAVVEGLRIAGKTGTARLATQGGYTSIYRATFVGMFPADAPEVAMIVLMHHPKNGNYGGTVSAPVFARVAERWTGVVPALAGRIAAADTLPARVVAEVPAVTGLPQEIAAQQLRTHGFPVATEGDGWREVAVQHPSAGTPLDPRRTVRLAADLQTPTTSEPTMPNLQGLSARQATAWLASLGVPATVRGAGVVTDQSPAPGASLPGAAWLACQ
- the rsmH gene encoding 16S rRNA (cytosine(1402)-N(4))-methyltransferase RsmH; this translates as MTDRADRRDPAHAAPYATGYHAPVLYKEVVDGLVTDPAGTYVDGTLGGGGHAAALLDRLGPDGCVIGIDQDPEALAAATARLDAEGTRFRTLRGNFGDLERLLADAEIESVDGVLLDLGVSSHQIDEAGRGFAYAASGPLDMRMDTDAPLSAADLVNRAEPDELVHILRAYGEEPRASKVVRAILDARPIETTGQLADAVRSAVFSREEVKTLSRVFQALRIAVNDELAVLERALVAGLRVLKTGGRMAVIAYHSLEDRRAKQFLRYGNFEGEPVRDFYGNLLTPWDLVTRKPITASDDEIAANPRARSARLRIAAKRDPETSGLGTAFSYPRSS